The following is a genomic window from Salarias fasciatus chromosome 10, fSalaFa1.1, whole genome shotgun sequence.
GCTCCGCAGCCAATATCAGGTCAGTCTCGATCCCTCCTCCGCTGTCATTACCAGGAGTCGACGCCGAGGAGGGGAGCCCAAAGGAGAGCGAGACCGAGGACGAGGATGAGAGAGGAAAGAAGGAGTCCTCCAGGCTGGGTGAGGGAAGGCTACCTCTCTTGGGCGTGAACATAGCCAGTGCCTTGAGGAAAGTCAACTGAAGCACATCACTGGTGACCCAGAAGCTGTAACATCTGATCACACAGGGGCCGAAAAGAAATATTGAAATCCACGGTTTTCACGTCTTCTTTACAGTTCAGTGCAGAAGGATTTCTGCCACACTTTAAAAAACTGTGCTTCCAGCGGCTGTGATGCTTGCCGTTCAAATCTCTCCTTTCCTTGATAGATCTGTGGAGAAGAAAATACGTTCAGTAACACAGAAAGCACAATGAAGGGTTGGATGGAAATCAGGCCAGTTGTGTTCTGGTAACACGAGCCAGGCCGGCCTATAAGGAGCTCTTTTGTCTGACAGGTGGTTTTGTTACTCTGACTGAAACATCATCTTCACTGTAATCATTGTTCTGCACTCCTCCCCGCATTCCGAAAGCACCGTGCTTcattttttcaagaaaatgcattagtttttcaaatgaatagtctttttaaaaatcagtttcTGAAAGTCTTTGCTTGATCTATCTTTACAAAAAGCCCCTGTACTGCTTTTCCAGCTGTACAGGGGCTGAGGAGACACTGCTACTGCACTAGATTCTATATCACAACAGAAAACTTTTATCCCAATGTTTGTCAGATGAACTGAATTTAGATCAAGCCGGCACTGAGGCGTCAGTTTCACAAGTCTCTTCCAAAACCTGTCTATTGGCCTGACGTCATCCCTTTTTCACCTGTTACTACCTGTCATGAAACTACACTCATCCTCTTTAAATTACTGAACTGGTAAATAACTCTAATTATTATTACCAGAAAGAGATTGAAATCCCAGCGAACCCCTCCTGTTATTTACTTTTAAAGACTGAAAAGTAAGCCGATCTTACCTGACACTTCCCGGCCAGCTCAAACCAGGCAGGTATCCTCTTCCTGTCTggggagcgtgtgtgtttgggagtgtTTGCGTAAGAGAGGCTCAGCTGGTTTCCTTGGCAGTGGAAACATACAAATACAGCCCGTATtggctccacctcctgctgagCGGAAAAGGTAAAGGGTGCAAACAGAGGGAGGAATGCAAAGAGTGGAGAAGATCCGCAAAGACAGGTGATGCTCAGACACAGTGACTGAATAAAGGCAGAAGAAATTAATCAGTGCTGAAGAATTCACTGCCGCCAAGTGAAACTTCATGCCATTTGAGTGGGAGTGACGCAGGTTGGGAGGTGGAAAATTCAGGGCACAAGCAGGGGTCTGTCTAATTTagccctccacctccttctccgCGTCTGCCCCCATCCTGTTTACCTGCTTGAAGGGATTGAAaggagctctgtgtgtgttcattaggGGGCAGGGAGAGTAGAAAAgggactgcagcagctgttcctcctcagagtcagcaaagagacaaaaaaaaggaataaagaaTTTGTTCACAAACATTTCAGAAGGTTTTACAACAGGCGGTGTACTCACATGTAGACATGGCTTGCAAAGTCCTGTTTGCTCTTGCAGTGTGGCTTTTGCTGGCGACCTGTGACGCTGGACGGCAGATGCCTAAACTGGCGGACAAGAAACTCTGTGCTGACTCTGAATGCAGCCGTAAGTAGCAGATTTCTTTCAATGTTTGTCTTTGCTCTGGTTACAAATTGCTGCCTGACCCTTTGAAATAATTTCAAGTTGTAAGGCAATCTTTAAAGTGCATAACTTAATAATATGGATGTAAAAGTAAGtgtaaaaaatgtttattcaaaCCTAATCTTCCCGTACATCTCGGTCCTGTTTAACTTCTCAAATCATGAGAAATGAGTGCAATTTCCTTTTGCAATACACATCAGTCTCCCACATTCCTCTACAGATCCCATCCTGATAGCTCGTGCTCTGCAGGATTACTACCCTGGAGACTGCAGATTCATCCCTATCAGGCAGGGCCAGCTCGTCTATGTTTATGCGCTACTGAAAGACAGAGGGAACCTCTTTTGGGCTGGGAGTGTGAGTAGAACACTTGTATGGCAATGATTCATAGCAATAAAACATCAAGTGTGATAAATCATGTGCAAGACGAACAATCTCAGCTCTCATTTGTGATTTGTTCAATCTGTACGCAGGTACAAGACTCATATTATGGGCAACAGGAAGCTCGAATCGGCCACTTCCCCAGCAGCGTAGTAGAGGAGACGCATCCCCTCATGCCGGCCAATACCGAGGTCAAAACTACTGTAAGTGAAGATGCATACACCACATGTGCATGGTGTGCTGCTTTCTTGTAATTCAGgatctcctctttttttttttctttccagaaatGGGATTTTTACTGCAACTGATGTCAACTTCATTCACGAAGAGAACTCTTCTTGTCAGCTGTTTGGATTTGATTCTGATGACCGCACGATACACACTGTATTGTTGACTATGTTTATTCTTATGCATACAGGGCAAGCATATAAATGCTGCAGCACagtaatgcatttaaaaatcaAGATGTCTGCTTCAtgctctgtttctgtcttctACATCAGATTCCACTGCATAACTCCAGAAGTACTCGTAATTCTTTGTTCATTTTGCAAATATCAAGTAAATGATTTCTAAAATCACCAGTcttgtttattctttttaacCTGATGTCATATAAAGTTTGTATCTCATTTCATTAGCTCCTCTAAAAATGTGTATCTGTAACTGAAACAGAACCTCCAAGACATCGAAACGCAGAAATCACACATCAGGCATTTGcatttgagttttcttttttattctgctAGCTTTTTACTGTGTTAATACGCCAAAGTGTTCTTGCCGACATCacaaaattggatttttttgcaTCTACAAGTAAAATGCACTTACTCTCACATACATTCACAGACACAATCCTTAGCAGCTCCGAGGTGATGCTCCCTTGTGGAAAAGAAGCCCAATATCCAAATCTTTCTGACTCAAAACATTACTTTCTCAATTCTTCTGCTCCTTTCCATTTAGCTCAGTCACCCTCTTTCTACCTCTCTGTGTAGAACAAACCTGGTCCCAAATTCTTTGGTTGCTTTTTgtgaataaacaaaaatcattgtTTATTCCTCCGGAGAACCTCCTCCTCACACGTACAGAAACCAGCATGAGATTGAACAGAACACATTTGGCATCTTACTTGTAGCCACTAACTTTATGTGCTGTAGATTAGATTgacaaattcagatttttatcATCCCATGTGTGAAAGTTTATTCATCACATTTGTAATTGCTTAACCTGATGTTGCAAACCAGTTGCAACATGAGTTCAGGGTGTTTTATTTAACATCCAATTGCCTAATGGAATAAGTTTATGATGTGGAAATAGTGCTCTTTACATCCATATACCTCCGATCACTATTATGTGGCTCAgcattttaacaattttttttttagaaaactaCTGTGACCACATTAGAAAAAGAGTGACCTATGAGTTAGATTCTGTTCCACTAAAATCCACCTGCACCTTTAGACATTCTTGTCTATTTTTGTACCTAAAGTTGCTGACAAAAAGTAAGAGGTTAAATATAACACAGGCAAAATTTGGGGTTAGTTGTACGACAGAGTCTGAAGACTCCGCCCTACATTTTTTGCTTCTGTGTACCGTCTTCACAGGAAATAGGAATAGTGCGCTCTGGACCAGGAGATGCCCGTGGTGCTGTGATTGTCAGCACGCCATCAGACGACAGGCTGGATTTCACATCAGCACTTGACACACCGGCAGGAAGCCTGTACTTCCTCAGAAACTCTCTCGATACATAGCCGTGGTCATCCTGGAAACAGAGTTCGGCAATCCATCAGAAAAATATCAGCAAATCAATCCATCAATGCATTTGCGAAGATTTCTTAAGTTTAACTAACCTGTCTTTCTTCATGTTTGCCGTGGATTGTGATGAACTCGTCACTGACATTGACAGACAGCTCATCGGGTGAAAAATGCTTCACATCCAGATAAATGACGTAGCGATCCTTCTCCACTCGCATCTGCACAGACGTCAGAGCTGTTAGGAACAGCCTTGCGAAATGAGTCAGCTGGGCATAGCAACGTTCTGCAGGCTACTACTGTCACACTGTTCATACAAAACCTTGTTGTATCTGTCAGGGACAATTTTCACAAATTAAAGTTTGTTTATCAAGTAAAAGCAGTAACATATTATGCATTGCAGAAATTCCAACAAGTAATAGTAGTAAAAATAATCTCAGCTACTTCAAAGACATTGTGGTATTATAAAGAACATTAGTGAATTATATATCGTACCTCACTGTGTCCATTGTCTGGCCAGTTAAACCAACGCATAAACAGAGGGCGCATCCAGGGGAAGGACCAGGGGAAGGGCCACACCAGTGGCCAATCAGTGAGAGGTTCTGCCAAGGACAGGTCAGAGAATCGATATGGGAAGCCACGGCGGTACCAGGAATACTGGATAGGCACATCCATGATAAGATTCCAGGAGTGGTGCTGAAATAGTGCGAGGAAAGCTGACTGTGTTTGAGATGGGTGCTGCTGTGCTGTCCTGCACTGCATTTATAGGCCTTCCCCCCATCCCACATCCAAAACCCCCCATGGCTGCACACAAGATCTCTGACAAAAGGCTGATCTTTCTGGAACAATGATGTCAACTGTTTATCCCTCCATCACCCTCATTGTTTCATCTGTTTGACTTCGGCtgcccatctctctctctctctctctctctctctctctctctctccctctgtctgtctgtctgtctgtctgtctgtcctgttgGTCATGATATTGGCTTGTAATACTGCTGATGTCCTCATACTCATTACCCAGGAAATGCCCccgtctggtgtgtgtgtctctgggtgtgtgtgtatgattgtGATTTGTTTGAAGAGTAGCTGCCAGAGCATTAGCCTGCTGGGCTGTGAGTGCCAGAAGCTTTAGGCCTGTGTGCGGAGTGGATGTGCGGCTGAATGGGAACTGATGAGTTCGGAAAGGAAAGCATTAGGTGACACTCTATCATTTTGCTGTGAGCTCAGATGTAAAATATGAAGTCCTTTTCATTAGTCATCCAATAACTTTCTCACAgtctctgcttcttctctcctgtCATGTTGTCATTAAAGTAAGAAAAGAGCAGGCATTAGGCCTGTATGATTTGCCAGCACCAAGATTTAACTACAACTTTAAAACCATAATGCCATTATCTAAAGTTTTAgtgctttctgctcttttttcaatcaatcaaacccTGGCATTGTGCCATAGCAACAGAGGTAGAGCACCAGCCAATAAAAAATTTTATCATCCCTGAATCACATGCAGCATAAATGTCCAATATATCTTTAAAGGACTGTCATAGGAACTGACATTATGAGCTTTTTTACAATGCACTGGGGTTACATTTTTAAGCACCAAAATGAACACCAGGTAATAAAACCTTTCAGTGCAGCCATTTCAAAAGCTGAATTTTAATTAGAAAGCTATCAACTCTATTCTTAAATTATGGCACACACAACTTATTTTAAAATGAGTATTGTTTTCACATATAATAACGAtaggaaataataataaaatagtaTGAAACAAAATCTGACTTACAAACATTTTCATCTAAAAACTAAAGAGAACGGAAAAATCGATTTCTGCACTATTTTATCAGCaagaaaaaaggttgaaatatTCAAAGGACGGACATTTTTCCCactcttatttcttttttgaaatgttgggaaaaaagaaagaaaatggttTAGTAACTTAAACGACTTTGTTGAATTCTCCTCCAATGCGCCGCTGTTACATAAAGCTTCCGTGTGGGCGTGCGTCCCTTCTTTCACGTGCTGTCTTCTGTGCGTCGTTACCATGGAGACGTGACCTGCCCCTAGCTGTCTCCACAGACACTTCTGTTGTGAGGGTATACTGAAATGCGTCCGTTTGTTCAAACTGCTTTTAATACCGCGGAAAATGGAGTTACCAGCTTCATATTATGGAAATATTGACAGAAGAAACCCAGTTATTACAGGTTTCAAACGAGACATTCACTCGTTTATGACATTAATGAGACAAGTCACTTCAAACCAGGAGCACGGCTCCTATGCTAAAGGGTAAGACGTACACAACCCCGTAAAACATTACTGAAGTTAACAATGGCTTCTTTGTTTTACTCACTGTATTTCCATTTTGGCTACCAGTAACTTCCAGTGTGCGCTACATGAGAAAACAGCTACGTATTTAGGTGATGATTAGCAAATACTTCTTTTTTGACTGAGGAAAAAACACGTGTTTATAAACATTTTATCGCTATCTAGGCAGCATGCTGCTGGTAATCCCACCACTGCTGTCCTTGGAAAACTTGCAAGACAAGCAGATTATTCTAGGAGTCACATGAATAAATCTATATTGCAttctcaaagttttttttcggtgatttaattttttttctgtttataaaGTGAATTTAAAATTCACTCAGTCAATAATTTggtatgtttgtttttatttcaaagaatTAAAGTCCTTGTGGAGATATGGAGAAAGTACAAACATCGACTGCCTACCAGGCTATACCAGGAGCACATGTTGCAGAttgcagattttctttttgGACTGAAGGTGAGTGGCATGTGCAGAAAATTCAATCAACTTATTTTTCTACAATACACCAACCAGAAACTCTGATTAGATTTGATTAGGTTTTCTGATTTAATTTGGTTTTAGATCCTAATGCACTGCTGCACAGCCGTTCAAAGATTATTGTTCAGCTGTATATTTAAGAATAAACCTGCTTTAGTCTGTTTtgcaattttaattttgtttgttcTTGCTTTCCCTCCTGCAATGTGGAATTGTGTTCCCAGAATATTTTTCATACAGAATTTGTCCAAGGTGTCTTTTGCATAACAAATCTTTCCAATTGccttttaactttattttttttttttccatgtttggaCTGCAGCTATACCAGCTGGCTCAGTGGCATGGCTACAGCCTCCATCTGTTGGAGTTCACCTCAGTGAAAATTACGGACATCACAGATGTCGGACACTTTATGGCCAGCTTCTTTCCAGAAGGTTTTGATGCAGACCAAGATGTATTTGCCATGAAGGTACTATTGAGTCTGTGTGCGTCTGCATGCCTCtactattttaaaaaaatgtgttttgtcttgTGGAGAAATAGTTTTTAACATCGCAAGTattactttgtgtgtttgtgtttagatCCGTGCAATGCAGGGCTGTGCCCTTTGCATAtttgaggaagagaaaaaacacagcGTCCTGAGCCAGGAGGGC
Proteins encoded in this region:
- the LOC115395621 gene encoding alpha-crystallin A chain gives rise to the protein MQCRTAQQHPSQTQSAFLALFQHHSWNLIMDVPIQYSWYRRGFPYRFSDLSLAEPLTDWPLVWPFPWSFPWMRPLFMRWFNWPDNGHSEMRVEKDRYVIYLDVKHFSPDELSVNVSDEFITIHGKHEERQDDHGYVSREFLRKYRLPAGVSSADVKSSLSSDGVLTITAPRASPGPERTIPISCEDGTQKQKM
- the mia gene encoding melanoma-derived growth regulatory protein produces the protein MACKVLFALAVWLLLATCDAGRQMPKLADKKLCADSECSHPILIARALQDYYPGDCRFIPIRQGQLVYVYALLKDRGNLFWAGSVQDSYYGQQEARIGHFPSSVVEETHPLMPANTEVKTTKWDFYCN